A section of the Corynebacterium tuberculostearicum genome encodes:
- a CDS encoding adenine phosphoribosyltransferase → MSSHYESAAQALKDKVRLVQDFPEEGILFEDLTPVLADPEAFRTVVDGLAAACEELGADMIGGLDARGFLLGSAVAYKMGLGILAIRKKGKLPPPVYTEEYELEYGSAALEIPASGVDIKGKRVVLVDDVLATGGTLHGAKLLLESAGAEVAGNVVVLEVKGLNGRERLSGPPLIVLNATD, encoded by the coding sequence ATGAGTTCGCACTACGAATCAGCAGCACAGGCACTCAAGGATAAGGTTCGCCTCGTTCAAGACTTCCCGGAGGAGGGCATCCTCTTCGAGGACCTCACCCCAGTCTTGGCGGACCCAGAGGCATTTCGCACCGTAGTGGACGGCTTGGCGGCCGCCTGCGAGGAATTGGGCGCAGATATGATTGGCGGCCTCGACGCCCGTGGATTCCTCCTCGGCTCGGCCGTCGCCTACAAGATGGGCCTAGGCATCTTGGCCATCCGCAAGAAGGGCAAGCTTCCCCCACCGGTATATACCGAAGAATATGAGCTGGAGTATGGCTCCGCGGCGCTGGAGATTCCAGCCAGCGGCGTTGACATCAAGGGCAAGCGCGTGGTGCTTGTCGACGACGTCTTAGCCACCGGTGGCACCCTCCACGGTGCCAAGCTTTTGCTTGAGTCCGCAGGTGCCGAAGTCGCTGGCAATGTGGTGGTGCTGGAAGTCAAGGGTCTCAATGGGCGTGAGCGTTTATCCGGCCCACCGCTCATTGTGTTGAATGCCACAGACTAA
- a CDS encoding bifunctional metallophosphatase/5'-nucleotidase — protein MQFRRIGQLVAATTVSAVALSGAQAVAQENKTTISVTNITDIHGHLEDKIGDPAKAGDEIGVARLQTLIKQVNEGQEFNLTSSGDNVGGSAFVSAISDDKYTLEALNQMGMKVSAVGNHEFDKGTEDLTDRIQPNSTYPILGANVLKDGQPLLKPSHVEEVDGVKVGYVGTVTENTKYKVSAAKIPGVTFTDPVKATNEEATRLKESGEADVVVALFHEDAQEYAQGFNKDVDVLFGGDTHQRTKGEIPREGALPLQWAQGHEYGKLLNDVDITFDKSAKKVTDIKLSQYDATNAAAVDPDAEIAAVVEKAQKEAEVEGSKTAGNVQQDLFRGSDEGAEPGSNRGVESTLNNFIAEGQRYAMSKQVGKDIEIGVMNAGGVRADLKGGDVTYKDIFEVQPFGNSVITAKISGEEFIKALENQWQEGSRPRLAMGLSNNVQVVYDQKADKGERVKSVTINGEQIDPKKDYSIALSSFLASSDEEAGGDGYFNAGSIKDKNDVGYMDTQAMIDYIKSGESEVRTGQSQIGVNIEGDVKPGEEITVNLSSLNYSTDGEPMAKKATVKLGDAEQTVDIDNAAQEGDAQFGERGRATVKLTVPENLSGTQNLEITTDAGTKATLPLEVSGEGSEEPGAKPAPKGSSLSSNGSSVGGAVFAIVAALVAGVAVVGMNPQILPAPARKMIEDLRKQFHI, from the coding sequence ATGCAGTTCCGTCGCATCGGCCAGCTTGTGGCCGCCACTACTGTTTCCGCCGTTGCTCTCTCCGGCGCGCAGGCGGTAGCACAGGAAAACAAAACCACCATCTCCGTCACCAATATCACCGATATTCACGGTCACTTGGAGGACAAGATTGGTGACCCAGCAAAGGCTGGCGATGAAATCGGCGTAGCTCGCCTGCAGACCCTTATCAAGCAGGTGAATGAAGGTCAGGAATTCAACCTGACCTCCTCGGGCGATAACGTGGGCGGTTCCGCCTTCGTATCTGCAATTTCTGATGACAAGTACACCCTCGAGGCCCTCAACCAGATGGGCATGAAGGTTTCTGCAGTAGGCAACCACGAGTTTGATAAGGGAACCGAGGACCTCACTGACCGTATTCAGCCGAACTCCACGTACCCCATCCTGGGTGCAAACGTGCTTAAGGATGGCCAACCCTTGCTCAAGCCTTCTCACGTTGAAGAGGTGGACGGCGTCAAGGTGGGCTACGTTGGCACCGTAACGGAGAACACCAAGTACAAGGTATCCGCCGCAAAGATCCCAGGTGTTACCTTCACGGATCCAGTAAAGGCCACCAACGAAGAGGCCACCCGCCTGAAGGAATCCGGCGAGGCGGACGTCGTCGTCGCGCTCTTCCATGAGGACGCCCAAGAGTATGCCCAGGGATTCAACAAAGACGTAGACGTGCTCTTCGGCGGCGATACCCACCAGCGCACCAAGGGCGAAATCCCCCGCGAAGGTGCCCTTCCATTGCAGTGGGCGCAGGGTCATGAGTATGGCAAGCTGCTTAACGACGTCGACATCACCTTTGACAAGTCCGCCAAGAAGGTAACCGACATCAAGCTCAGCCAGTACGACGCTACGAATGCTGCCGCTGTTGATCCGGACGCCGAGATTGCAGCTGTCGTTGAGAAGGCACAGAAGGAAGCCGAGGTGGAAGGCTCTAAGACCGCCGGCAACGTGCAGCAAGACCTGTTCCGTGGCTCTGATGAAGGCGCAGAGCCTGGCTCCAACCGCGGCGTGGAATCCACCCTCAACAACTTCATCGCAGAAGGCCAACGCTATGCCATGAGCAAGCAGGTAGGCAAGGATATCGAAATCGGTGTTATGAACGCCGGCGGCGTGCGCGCTGACCTGAAGGGCGGAGACGTAACCTACAAGGACATCTTTGAAGTACAGCCTTTTGGCAACTCCGTAATTACCGCCAAGATTTCCGGCGAAGAGTTCATCAAGGCTTTGGAAAACCAATGGCAGGAGGGAAGCCGACCACGCCTGGCCATGGGGCTTTCCAATAACGTCCAGGTGGTCTACGACCAGAAGGCCGACAAGGGCGAGCGCGTAAAGTCCGTGACCATCAATGGCGAGCAAATCGATCCGAAGAAGGACTACTCCATTGCGCTGTCTTCCTTCCTTGCTTCCAGTGATGAAGAAGCAGGCGGCGACGGCTACTTCAACGCTGGTTCCATCAAGGATAAGAACGATGTGGGCTACATGGACACTCAGGCCATGATCGACTACATCAAGTCGGGTGAATCGGAGGTCCGCACGGGCCAGAGCCAGATCGGGGTAAACATTGAGGGGGACGTGAAGCCGGGTGAGGAAATCACGGTAAACCTGTCCAGCCTCAATTACTCCACCGACGGTGAGCCGATGGCGAAGAAGGCAACCGTGAAGCTGGGTGACGCTGAGCAGACCGTAGACATCGACAACGCTGCGCAAGAAGGCGATGCGCAATTTGGTGAGCGCGGTCGCGCAACCGTAAAACTCACCGTTCCGGAGAACCTGAGCGGTACCCAGAACCTGGAAATCACCACCGACGCCGGCACTAAGGCAACTTTGCCACTCGAGGTAAGCGGCGAGGGCTCCGAGGAACCGGGAGCTAAGCCTGCACCAAAGGGCTCTTCCTTGTCCTCCAACGGCTCTTCCGTGGGCGGCGCAGTATTCGCCATCGTTGCAGCGCTGGTAGCTGGCGTTGCGGTTGTGGGCATGAACCCGCAGATTCTTCCTGCCCCAGCTCGCAAGATGATTGAGGACCTGCGCAAGCAGTTCCACATCTAA
- a CDS encoding RelA/SpoT family protein, with amino-acid sequence MDKPVKRQSGGGMRSMSARLARSLTGGRVKVNPVLDPLMSIHRKFHPKADADLLNRAYDTAERLHEGVFRKSGEPYITHPLAVATIAAEIGMDTTTIVAALLHDTVEDTDYSLEDLTRDFGPEVARLVDGVTKLDKVALGSAAEAETIRKMIVAMATDPRVLVIKVSDRLHNMRTMRFLPPEKQAKKARQTLEVIAPLAHRLGMASVKWELEDLSFAILYPKKYDEIVRMVADRAPSRDRALKEIISQVSGALKENGIEAEVMGRPKHYWSIYQKMIVRGRDFAEIFDLVGIRILVEDVNSCYAAIGVVHSIYQALPGRFKDYISSPRFGVYQSLHTTVLANGGATLEVQVRTHEMHYNAEFGVAAHWRYKETKGKNSGHQEEVDQMAWMRQLLDWQKEAADPNEFLDSLRYDLTAKQIFAFTPKGDVVNLPAGSTPVDFAYAVHTEVGHRCIGAKVNGKLVALESKLKSGDKVEIFTSKDPNAGPSRDWQDFLVSARAKTKVRQWFAKERREEHLEAGRDALATEVQRGGLPMHRLFTASSMKQVAEQLHYTDVDSLYTAIGAGHVSPQHVANQLVAMFGDQDDAIDTLASRTPLSEIEHSRAQHTEDSASGTGILVEGSPDVMAKLAKCCQPVPGDAIFGFVTRGGGVSVHRADCTNAEKLKAEPERMLEVAWSSATSATGAFSATLQLEALDRQGLLSELTRVMSDQNINVLTMNSNRGDDHIATVRFTFSVSDTKQLGTLMTTLRNTEGVFDVYRVTA; translated from the coding sequence ATGGACAAACCCGTAAAGCGCCAGTCCGGCGGCGGAATGCGCAGCATGTCGGCTCGCCTAGCTCGTTCGCTTACCGGCGGCCGAGTGAAGGTAAATCCGGTGCTGGACCCGTTGATGTCCATCCACCGCAAGTTTCACCCCAAGGCCGATGCTGATCTGCTCAATCGCGCCTATGACACCGCGGAGCGGCTCCATGAGGGTGTCTTTCGCAAATCCGGTGAACCGTATATCACCCACCCGCTCGCCGTGGCGACGATCGCGGCAGAGATCGGTATGGACACCACCACCATCGTGGCAGCGCTGCTGCACGATACCGTGGAGGATACGGACTACTCGCTAGAGGACCTCACTCGGGATTTCGGTCCTGAGGTAGCTCGCTTGGTCGATGGCGTGACCAAGCTGGACAAGGTGGCACTGGGCTCGGCCGCAGAGGCGGAGACCATTCGTAAGATGATTGTCGCCATGGCCACCGACCCCCGAGTCTTGGTCATTAAGGTCAGCGACCGCCTGCACAATATGCGTACGATGCGGTTCCTCCCGCCCGAAAAGCAGGCTAAAAAGGCGCGGCAGACCCTCGAGGTGATTGCTCCGCTAGCTCACCGCCTCGGCATGGCCAGTGTGAAGTGGGAGCTGGAAGACCTGTCCTTTGCCATCTTGTATCCAAAGAAGTACGACGAGATCGTGCGCATGGTGGCAGATCGTGCCCCCTCCCGCGACCGCGCGCTGAAGGAGATCATTAGCCAGGTCAGTGGGGCGCTGAAGGAAAACGGCATTGAAGCCGAGGTCATGGGCCGTCCAAAGCACTACTGGTCCATCTATCAAAAGATGATCGTACGTGGCCGTGACTTCGCGGAGATCTTTGACCTCGTAGGAATCCGCATCTTGGTCGAGGACGTCAATAGCTGTTATGCCGCTATTGGTGTGGTGCATTCGATCTACCAGGCATTGCCGGGGCGCTTCAAGGACTATATTTCCTCGCCGCGATTCGGCGTGTATCAGTCGCTGCACACCACGGTGCTGGCAAATGGCGGCGCTACCTTGGAAGTCCAGGTACGTACCCACGAGATGCACTACAACGCCGAATTCGGTGTGGCTGCTCACTGGCGCTACAAAGAAACCAAGGGCAAGAACTCGGGCCACCAAGAAGAAGTGGACCAGATGGCTTGGATGCGCCAACTTCTGGACTGGCAGAAGGAAGCCGCCGATCCCAATGAGTTCCTCGACTCGCTGCGCTACGACCTGACCGCCAAGCAAATCTTCGCCTTTACCCCGAAGGGCGATGTGGTAAACCTTCCTGCCGGTTCTACACCGGTGGATTTTGCCTACGCAGTACATACTGAGGTGGGGCATAGGTGTATTGGTGCCAAGGTCAATGGCAAGCTCGTCGCGCTCGAATCGAAGCTAAAGTCCGGCGACAAGGTGGAAATCTTTACCTCAAAGGATCCCAACGCCGGTCCGTCCCGCGATTGGCAAGACTTCCTCGTGTCTGCTCGAGCCAAGACAAAGGTGCGGCAGTGGTTTGCTAAGGAACGCCGCGAAGAACACTTGGAAGCCGGCCGCGATGCCCTGGCTACCGAGGTCCAGCGCGGCGGCCTGCCTATGCACCGCCTGTTTACTGCCAGCTCCATGAAGCAGGTAGCGGAGCAGCTGCACTATACCGACGTCGATTCGCTGTATACCGCCATCGGCGCGGGCCACGTATCTCCTCAACACGTGGCCAACCAATTGGTTGCCATGTTCGGCGACCAAGACGATGCCATCGACACCCTGGCCTCACGCACGCCACTGTCTGAGATTGAGCACTCCCGCGCCCAACACACCGAAGACTCGGCATCGGGCACGGGCATCTTGGTGGAAGGCAGCCCCGATGTGATGGCAAAGCTCGCCAAGTGCTGCCAGCCCGTGCCGGGCGATGCCATTTTCGGCTTCGTTACCCGCGGCGGGGGAGTCTCCGTGCACCGAGCCGACTGCACTAACGCGGAAAAGCTCAAGGCGGAACCAGAGCGCATGTTGGAGGTGGCCTGGTCTTCTGCTACCTCGGCAACGGGCGCTTTCTCTGCGACGCTGCAATTGGAAGCCCTCGACCGTCAGGGCCTCCTCTCGGAGCTCACTCGGGTAATGAGCGATCAGAACATCAACGTTTTGACCATGAACTCTAATCGCGGCGATGACCATATCGCGACGGTACGGTTCACATTCTCCGTGTCGGATACCAAGCAATTGGGCACCTTGATGACCACACTGCGCAATACCGAAGGCGTCTTCGACGTCTACCGCGTAACCGCCTAG
- a CDS encoding DUF421 domain-containing protein: protein MDTLELFLREITYQLGIEWHRIPVVVLATLGIYLSFMVLVKLFGSRVLTSMTASDAIIIIMFGAVAGRVIVGNPPTLAAGVIGLTTLMALEAAFGTIRKVVKWTRFLDRRPILLVFSGEMVEDNLALAHITESDIYSAARRAGISRMEDVQIMILEPTGHISVIKVGQAIDPELFKDLVGSEYIEDAKDA from the coding sequence GTGGATACTCTAGAACTCTTTCTGCGCGAGATTACCTATCAACTGGGTATTGAATGGCACCGTATCCCCGTTGTCGTGCTGGCGACTTTGGGTATCTACCTATCCTTCATGGTGCTGGTGAAGCTATTTGGCTCTCGTGTGCTTACGTCCATGACGGCCTCAGATGCCATCATCATTATCATGTTTGGCGCGGTCGCAGGCCGCGTCATCGTGGGCAATCCACCGACCCTTGCCGCCGGCGTCATCGGCCTGACCACGCTGATGGCGCTCGAAGCAGCCTTCGGTACCATTCGCAAGGTAGTGAAGTGGACGCGCTTTCTAGACCGTCGTCCCATCCTCTTAGTCTTTAGTGGCGAGATGGTTGAAGATAACTTGGCGCTCGCACACATTACGGAGTCGGATATCTACTCGGCGGCCCGTAGAGCCGGCATTAGCCGCATGGAAGACGTACAGATAATGATCCTTGAGCCTACAGGCCACATCTCCGTCATCAAGGTCGGTCAAGCCATCGACCCGGAGCTTTTCAAAGACCTCGTGGGGTCCGAGTACATCGAAGACGCTAAAGACGCTTAG